A window of the Tachyglossus aculeatus isolate mTacAcu1 chromosome 2, mTacAcu1.pri, whole genome shotgun sequence genome harbors these coding sequences:
- the TAB2 gene encoding TGF-beta-activated kinase 1 and MAP3K7-binding protein 2 isoform X3, producing the protein MHVTVLSQESTKYLYGEGDLNFSDDSGIAGLRNHMTSLNLDLQSQNVYHHGREGSRMNGSRTLTHSISDGHLQGGQSSSELFPQEPQTAPAQVPQGFNILGMPNPSSVSNSAPHLGFHLGSKGVSNLSQTPRFNPIMVTLAPNIQTGRSTPTSLHIHGVPPPALNSPQGNSIYIRPYITAPSGTSRQAQQPPGWVSQLSPLHPQQVYQPSQPSPWTTFPSSSSQSHTSAQQPAQPNQPGHQTSHVYMPISSPTTPQPPLVHSSGGAPASAHSQYNIQNISTGPRKNQIEIKLEPPQRNNSAKLRSSGPRPSANAPSVNSQTVTRSQPTVYIAASPPNADEVISRSQPKVYISANATAGDEQVVRNQPTLFISTNPGASSAAARNVSGQVSMGPAFIHHHPPKSRTGGNPATSPRVVVTQPNTKYTFKITVSPNKPPAVSPGVVSPTFEPTNLLNLPDHYVEPEGIQHLTDPVLAHVDRISEARKLSMGSDDAAYTQALLVHQKARMERLQRELEIQKKKLDKLKSEVNEMENNLTRRRLKRSNSISQIPSLEEMQQLRSSNRQLQIDIDCLTKEIDLFQARGPHFNPSAIHNFYDNIGFVGPVPPKPKDQRSIAKTPKTQDMEEDEGAQWNCTACTFLNHPALNRCEQCEMPRHF; encoded by the exons TTCTCTCACAGGAGAGTACAAAGTATCTCTACGGCGAAGGAGACTTGAATTTTTCGGACGATTCTGGGATTGCCGGTCTGCGAAATCACATGACTTCTCTCAACTTGGACTTGCAATCGCAGAATGTGTATCACCATGGAAGAGAAGGCAGTAGAATGAATGGCAGTAGGACTTTAACGCACAGCATTAGCGATGGGCACCTTCAGGGGGGCCAGTCCAGCAGCGAACTGTTTCCGCAGGAGCCACAGACGGCACCCGCTCAAGTTCCACAGGGCTTTAACATCTTAGGGATGCCTAATCCATCCAGCGTGTCTAATTCAGCCCCTCACCTCGGATTTCACCTAGGCAGCAAAGGGGTCTCTAATCTGTCCCAGACCCCCCGATTCAATCCCATAATGGTCACCTTAGCCCCCAATATTCAGACTGGTCGCAGCACCCCTACATCTTTGCACATACATGGTGTACCTCCACCCGCTCTTAACAGTCCACAGGGAAATTCGATCTACATTAGGCCTTACATCACCGCGCCCAGTGGTACAAGCCGACAGGcacagcagcctcctggctgggTGTCCCAGTTGAGCCCCCTGCACCCTCAGCAGGTCTACCAGCCTTCTCAGCCTAGCCCCTGGACTACTTTTCCCTCGTCCAGTTCTCAGTCACATACCTCAGCCCAGCAACCCGCCCAGCCAAACCAACCAGGCCACCAGACCTCTCACGTCTACATGCCGATCAGTTCGCCcaccacccctcagccccccctGGTTCACTCCTCCGGCGGCGCCCCGGCCTCTGCCCACAGCCAGTATAACATCCAGAATATTTCAACAGGACCTCGGAAAAACCAGATCGAGATCAAACTTGAACCCCCGCAGAGAAACAATTCTGCCAAGCTGCGTTCGTCcggcccccgcccctccgccaaCGCCCCCTCCGTCAACAGCCAGACGGTAACCAGAAGTCAGCCTACTGTTTACATAGCCGCCAGCCCCCCAAACGCGGATGAGGTGATCTCCCGCAGTCAACCGAAAGTCTACATTTCAGCCAACGCCACCGCAGGAGATGAGCAAGTTGTGCGGAACCAGCCCACGCTTTTCATTTCCACGAACCCTGGAGCATCTTCCGCCGCCGCCAGGAACGTGTCCGGGCAAGTAAGCATGGGCcctgcctttattcatcaccaCCCTCCCAAGAGTCGAACGGGAGGCAACCCTGCAACTTCTCCTCGCGTGGTGGTCACTCAACCCAATACAAAATACACTTTCAAAATTACCGTTTCTCCAAATAAACCCCCCGCGGTTTCTCCGGGGGTGGTGTCCCCTACATTCGAACCTACGAATCTTCTAAACCTTCCCGATCATTACGTAGAACCAGAGGGTATTCAGCATCTTACTGACCCTGTTTTAGCACATGTGGACAGGATCAGTGAGGCCCGGAAGCTCAGTATGGGATCTGATGATGCTGCCTACACACAAG CTTTACTGGTACACCAGAAGGCCAGGATGGAACGACTTCAACGAGAACTTGAAATTCAAAAGAAAAAGCTGGATAAACTAAAATCTGAGGTCAATGAAATGGAGAATAATCTAACGCGAAGGCGCCTGAAAAGATCGAATTCCATTTCCCAAATTCCTTCA CTTGAAGAAATGCAGCAGTTGAGAAGTTCTAATAGACAGCTCCAGATTGACATTGACTGTTTAACCAAAGAGATTGATCTTTTCCAAGCAAGAG GACCACATTTTAATCCCAGCGCAATTCATAACTTTTATGACAATATTGGATTTGTAGGTCCTGTGCCACCAAAACCCAAAG